A window of Ruania suaedae contains these coding sequences:
- a CDS encoding histidine phosphatase family protein: MSGPSGTAVDVVLVRHGETPLTPHGAYSGSGVPGPSLTMTGREQAHAAARLVSRIGTDLFADLAAPSVLLTSPMVRTQETAAVLSEALGLPAQIEARARECDFGDWEGLRPEEIDARWPGERAAWHTDGTIAAPGGGESTADVGVRTEALLADLHREHAGTTVVVVAHAVSIRAMVGSSLLAPLGGWWRFRLLPASTTVLRRYADSFTQVLGVGLPGQD, translated from the coding sequence GTGAGCGGCCCGTCCGGCACCGCGGTGGACGTGGTCCTGGTGCGCCATGGCGAGACCCCGCTCACCCCGCACGGTGCCTACTCAGGATCGGGAGTGCCGGGGCCGTCCCTGACCATGACGGGCCGGGAGCAGGCCCACGCCGCGGCGCGGCTCGTCAGCAGGATCGGTACCGATCTGTTCGCGGACCTGGCCGCACCGTCGGTGCTCCTCACGTCACCGATGGTGCGCACGCAGGAGACCGCGGCCGTGCTGTCCGAGGCCCTCGGCCTGCCGGCGCAGATCGAGGCACGTGCCCGGGAGTGCGACTTCGGTGACTGGGAGGGCCTTCGTCCGGAGGAGATCGACGCCCGCTGGCCCGGCGAACGGGCAGCCTGGCACACCGATGGCACCATCGCCGCCCCCGGCGGCGGGGAGTCGACGGCCGATGTGGGCGTGCGGACCGAGGCGCTGCTGGCGGATCTGCACCGCGAGCATGCCGGGACCACGGTGGTGGTCGTGGCCCACGCCGTGAGCATCCGTGCGATGGTCGGCAGCTCGTTGCTGGCTCCACTGGGAGGTTGGTGGCGCTTCCGGCTGCTGCCGGCGTCGACCACCGTGCTGCGCCGCTACGCCGACTCCTTCACCCAGGTCCTCGGCGTCGGACTGCCCGGGCAGGACTGA
- a CDS encoding zinc ribbon domain-containing protein, producing MTTAPAADQRRLLDVQALDTQLAKLSHQRRSHPTLSTLTELEGRAEDLGRAKTATDTLVSDVRRELRKAESDVEQVENRAARDRQRLESGAGSPKDLQALSSELESLARRQSALEEVELEVMERLEAAEKDAAAIDEQLAAIRAEVGQVEAERDAAFARIDEDLADVTRRRQVAAEGIDETLMALYDRVRSQTGGLGVVALQGESTVGVHLTLSLTEKAAIAAAAPDEVLRSEDYGYILVRLP from the coding sequence GTGACCACTGCCCCTGCTGCCGATCAGCGACGTCTGCTGGACGTGCAAGCGCTCGACACCCAGCTCGCCAAGCTCTCCCACCAGCGTAGATCCCACCCCACCCTGAGCACGCTCACCGAGCTCGAGGGCCGTGCCGAGGACCTGGGCCGGGCCAAGACCGCCACCGACACGCTCGTCTCGGATGTGCGTCGCGAACTACGCAAGGCGGAGTCCGACGTGGAGCAGGTGGAGAACCGCGCCGCCCGGGACCGCCAGCGGCTCGAATCCGGCGCCGGGTCGCCCAAGGATCTGCAGGCACTCAGCAGCGAGCTCGAGTCCCTTGCCCGCCGCCAGTCCGCGCTGGAGGAGGTGGAGCTGGAGGTGATGGAGCGGCTTGAGGCCGCCGAGAAGGATGCGGCGGCGATCGATGAGCAGCTCGCCGCCATCCGCGCCGAGGTCGGGCAGGTCGAGGCCGAGCGGGATGCCGCGTTCGCCCGGATCGACGAGGACCTCGCCGACGTCACCCGCCGCCGGCAGGTGGCGGCCGAGGGCATCGACGAGACGCTGATGGCGTTGTACGACAGGGTGCGCTCCCAGACCGGAGGACTGGGCGTGGTGGCGCTGCAGGGGGAGTCGACCGTCGGGGTCCACCTCACCCTCAGCCTCACCGAGAAGGCCGCGATCGCCGCCGCCGCGCCCGATGAAGTCCTGCGCAGCGAGGACTACGGCTACATCCTCGTCCGGCTCCCGTGA
- a CDS encoding Nif3-like dinuclear metal center hexameric protein, which translates to MDAPLHLREVIELLERRYPPSTAEAWDAVGLVVGEPQAPVERVLFAVDPTEEVVAEAAAAGADLLVTHHPLLLRPVTSVAATTPKGRVVHRLVSEGIALYVAHTNADIAAGGVNDALAGVLDLADTSPLVPAPGPELDVLVVYVPEPDAEALRGELAAAGAGAVGDYSGCAWSVTGTGEFTPGEGARPAIGSVGTHEQVAERRLEMVVPPGRRDRVTEALRRAHPYEEPAFSFLATHAPSPAVGSGRIGRLEEPVTLRRFAAMVTERLPATAAGVRVSGDLDRPVHTVAVCGGAGDSYLEAARRAGADVYLTADLRHHRAGEAREEDGAPALIDAAHWATEWPWLPVAARALDGDCDGRVETIVSTRVTDPWTTRLGGAETGGTL; encoded by the coding sequence ATGGACGCACCGCTGCACCTGCGCGAGGTGATCGAGCTGCTGGAGAGGCGCTACCCGCCGAGCACGGCCGAGGCGTGGGACGCCGTCGGACTGGTGGTGGGGGAGCCGCAGGCGCCGGTCGAGCGGGTGCTCTTCGCCGTCGATCCGACCGAGGAGGTCGTGGCCGAGGCCGCGGCCGCCGGCGCCGACCTGCTGGTCACCCATCATCCGCTGCTGCTGCGACCGGTGACCTCGGTGGCGGCCACCACGCCCAAGGGCCGGGTGGTTCATCGCCTCGTCTCCGAGGGCATCGCGCTCTACGTCGCCCACACGAATGCCGACATCGCCGCGGGTGGCGTCAACGACGCGCTCGCCGGTGTGCTGGACCTGGCCGACACCTCGCCCCTTGTCCCCGCACCCGGCCCGGAGCTCGACGTGCTGGTGGTCTACGTGCCGGAGCCGGACGCCGAGGCGCTGCGCGGGGAGCTGGCCGCAGCCGGCGCGGGCGCGGTGGGGGACTACAGCGGGTGCGCGTGGTCGGTGACCGGCACGGGCGAGTTCACCCCGGGCGAGGGCGCACGCCCGGCGATCGGCAGCGTCGGCACCCACGAGCAGGTGGCCGAACGCCGCCTGGAGATGGTGGTCCCGCCCGGCCGGCGCGACCGGGTCACCGAGGCACTGCGCCGGGCCCACCCGTACGAGGAGCCCGCCTTCTCGTTCCTCGCCACCCACGCACCCTCCCCAGCGGTCGGCTCGGGCCGGATCGGGCGGCTGGAGGAGCCGGTCACGCTGCGCCGGTTCGCCGCGATGGTGACCGAACGACTGCCTGCCACCGCGGCGGGCGTGCGGGTGAGCGGCGACCTCGATCGCCCGGTGCATACCGTGGCGGTGTGCGGAGGCGCCGGGGACTCCTACCTCGAGGCGGCGCGCCGCGCCGGCGCGGACGTCTACCTCACCGCCGATCTGCGTCACCACCGGGCCGGCGAAGCCCGCGAGGAGGACGGTGCCCCCGCGCTCATCGACGCCGCGCACTGGGCGACCGAGTGGCCATGGCTGCCGGTCGCCGCCCGCGCCCTGGACGGGGACTGCGACGGACGGGTGGAGACGATCGTCAGCACCCGGGTCACCGACCCGTGGACCACTAGGCTGGGCGGAGCCGAGACCGGAGGAACCCTGTGA
- a CDS encoding endonuclease/exonuclease/phosphatase family protein — protein sequence MSPGPALRVMTYNITCDSAASPRTPWSPRRGAVTAQIAVGAADVVGLQEVLPHQLADLRAALPGYDVVGVGRDDGGTAGEHGPLLVRSERWTIEDWGTFWLSRTPEVPSLAPGTEYPRICTWARLRPEVPHGASIASTPPNPAATAARAGLTVWNVHLDHRREDARVLGMREVLARMGNAAGPHVLLGDLNAWPGSPPLLAAGRVLRDAWAGAPATRPGATFHGWDLDRVIGTARDDSRRIDHVLVSPGVRVTSVSAPLPAGEPLPSDHLPVIADLELTAS from the coding sequence ATGAGCCCGGGCCCGGCGCTGCGCGTGATGACCTACAACATCACGTGCGATTCAGCGGCATCCCCACGCACGCCCTGGTCTCCTCGTCGCGGCGCGGTCACGGCGCAGATCGCCGTCGGGGCGGCCGACGTCGTCGGACTGCAGGAGGTCCTGCCCCACCAGCTCGCGGACCTGCGGGCAGCGCTGCCCGGCTACGACGTGGTCGGGGTCGGCCGCGACGACGGCGGGACTGCCGGCGAGCACGGCCCGCTGCTCGTGCGGAGCGAGCGATGGACCATCGAGGACTGGGGGACGTTCTGGCTCTCCCGCACCCCCGAGGTTCCCAGTCTCGCTCCCGGCACCGAGTACCCGAGGATCTGCACCTGGGCCCGCCTGCGGCCGGAGGTCCCGCACGGGGCATCGATCGCATCGACTCCGCCGAACCCAGCTGCGACAGCCGCCCGCGCCGGGCTCACCGTGTGGAACGTGCATCTGGATCACCGGCGTGAGGACGCGCGCGTCCTGGGCATGCGCGAGGTGCTGGCGAGGATGGGCAACGCCGCCGGTCCGCACGTCCTCCTCGGCGATCTCAACGCGTGGCCGGGTAGCCCGCCCCTGCTCGCCGCCGGCCGAGTGCTGCGCGACGCGTGGGCCGGGGCGCCCGCCACCCGACCCGGTGCCACCTTCCACGGCTGGGATCTCGATCGCGTGATCGGCACCGCCCGGGACGACTCCCGCCGGATCGATCATGTGCTGGTCTCCCCCGGCGTCCGGGTCACGTCGGTCAGTGCTCCCCTGCCGGCGGGCGAGCCGCTCCCCAGTGACCACCTGCCGGTGATCGCGGATCTGGAACTGACCGCGTCCTGA
- a CDS encoding PadR family transcriptional regulator yields the protein MGSQMTEMLKGTLQGVVLAALAARPAYGYEITAQLRAQGFTDLVEGTVYALLVRVEQRGLVDVEKVPSEKGPPRKVYSLNDAGRTQLEEFWTSWTFLSERIDTLRDIDTSREGDG from the coding sequence ATGGGCAGCCAGATGACCGAGATGCTCAAGGGCACGCTCCAGGGCGTGGTGCTCGCCGCCCTGGCCGCACGCCCGGCCTACGGATACGAGATCACCGCGCAACTGCGCGCGCAGGGCTTCACCGACCTGGTCGAGGGGACCGTGTATGCCCTGCTGGTGCGGGTGGAACAACGCGGCCTGGTGGATGTGGAGAAGGTCCCGTCCGAGAAGGGCCCGCCGCGGAAGGTGTACAGCCTCAACGACGCCGGCCGCACCCAGCTCGAGGAGTTCTGGACGTCGTGGACTTTCCTCTCCGAGCGCATCGACACCCTCCGCGACATCGACACCTCACGAGAAGGAGACGGCTGA
- a CDS encoding DUF1048 domain-containing protein — protein MAAKWIEALTGSLEQKKQYKQSKARLDALPEPYRSTANGLHRYLMYYGGYIYGDTIVQMFGDLADLWERAALDSTPVSDLVGEDPVEFAETFARAYTGTQWLDKERTRLLRTFDAATGNPR, from the coding sequence ATGGCGGCCAAGTGGATCGAGGCCCTGACGGGGTCCCTGGAGCAGAAGAAGCAGTACAAGCAGTCGAAGGCGCGCCTGGACGCGCTCCCCGAGCCCTACCGGAGCACCGCGAATGGTCTGCACCGCTACCTCATGTACTACGGCGGCTACATCTACGGCGACACCATCGTCCAGATGTTCGGCGACCTGGCCGATCTGTGGGAGCGGGCAGCCCTCGACTCCACCCCGGTCAGCGACCTGGTGGGCGAGGACCCGGTGGAGTTCGCCGAGACGTTCGCCCGCGCCTACACCGGGACGCAGTGGCTGGACAAGGAGCGCACGCGCCTGCTCCGGACCTTCGACGCAGCCACCGGGAACCCGCGATGA
- a CDS encoding ABC transporter ATP-binding protein, with the protein MTAPREEGVAISVRGLTRSFGEVQVLRGVDLDVAAGTIVALLGANGAGKTTLVRILSTLLPADTGSATVGGFDVTTQSREVRRALSLTGQFAAVDEVLTGRENLELVARLRHLKDPRSIAERMLTRFDLTEAGTRRTATYSGGMRRRLDIAMSLIGDPAVVVLDEPTTGLDPQGRLEVWETVRRLARGGTTVLLTTQYLDEAEALADLVAILHEGRILRSGTVAELKALLPPTAVEYVPKLPSLEDVFLALTTTTNDRRKAS; encoded by the coding sequence ATGACCGCCCCACGCGAGGAAGGGGTCGCGATCAGCGTCCGTGGCCTCACCCGCTCCTTCGGCGAGGTGCAGGTGCTCCGCGGCGTCGATCTGGACGTCGCCGCGGGCACCATCGTCGCCCTGCTCGGGGCCAACGGCGCGGGCAAGACCACGCTGGTGCGGATCCTGTCGACCCTGCTGCCCGCCGACACCGGCTCGGCCACGGTCGGTGGCTTCGACGTCACCACCCAGAGCCGCGAGGTCCGCCGTGCGCTCAGCCTCACCGGCCAGTTCGCGGCCGTGGACGAGGTCCTCACCGGCCGGGAGAACCTCGAGCTCGTCGCCCGGTTGCGGCACCTGAAGGACCCCCGCTCGATCGCGGAGCGGATGCTCACCCGGTTCGACCTCACCGAGGCAGGCACGCGGCGCACGGCCACCTACTCCGGCGGCATGCGCCGGCGGCTCGACATCGCGATGAGCCTGATCGGCGACCCGGCGGTCGTCGTACTGGACGAGCCGACCACCGGGCTCGACCCGCAGGGCCGCCTCGAGGTCTGGGAGACGGTCCGCCGGCTCGCCCGGGGCGGGACCACCGTGCTGCTGACAACCCAGTACCTCGACGAGGCCGAAGCGCTGGCCGACCTCGTCGCGATCCTGCACGAGGGCCGGATTCTCCGCAGCGGCACGGTGGCCGAGCTCAAGGCGCTCCTGCCGCCGACGGCGGTCGAGTACGTGCCGAAGCTCCCCTCGCTCGAGGACGTCTTCCTCGCGCTCACCACCACCACGAACGACCGGAGGAAGGCCTCATGA